One segment of Prinia subflava isolate CZ2003 ecotype Zambia chromosome 11, Cam_Psub_1.2, whole genome shotgun sequence DNA contains the following:
- the COPS7B gene encoding COP9 signalosome complex subunit 7b, giving the protein MAGEQKPSCNLLEQFILLAKGTSGSALTALINQVLEAPGVYVFGELLELTNVKELAEGSNAAYFQLLNLFAYGTYRDYVANKDNLPELTVTQRNKLKHLTIVSLASRMKCIPYSVLLKDLDMRNLRELEDLIIEAVYTDIIQGKLDQRNQVLEVDFCIGRDIQKKDISNIVKTLQEWCDGCEAVLLGIEQQVLRANQYKENHHRTQQQVEMEVTNIKKTLKATASSSAQEMEQQLVERECPPHTEQRQPTKKMSKVKGLVSSRH; this is encoded by the exons ATGGCAGGAGAACAGAAGCCATCCTGCAATCTTCTAGAGCAGTTCATTTTACTAGCCAAAGGAACAAGTGGCTCAGCTCTGACTGCTCTTATAAATCAAGTGCTGGAAGCTCCTGGGGTTTATGTCTTTGGAGAGCTGTTGGAGTTAACAAATGTGAAAGAG CTTGCTGAGGGGTCCAATGCTGCctatttccagctgctgaaccTGTTTGCATATGGAACGTACCGGGACTATGTAG CAAACAAAGATAACCTGCCTGAATTAACAGTGACTCAGAGAAACAAGCTGAAGCACTTGACGATTGTAAGCCTGGCTTCCCGAATGAAG TGCATTCCCTATTCTGTGTTGCTGAAGGACCTGGATATGAGGaatctgagggagctggaagatCTGATTATTGAAGCAGTTTACACAGACATTATCCAAGGGAAGCTGGATCAACGAAACCAGGTGTTAGAGGTGGATTTTTGTATCGGCAGAGACATTCAGAAGAAAGACATCAGTAACATTGTCAAAACACTCCAGGAATG GTGCGATGGCTGTGAAGCAGTCCTTTTAGGAATTGAGCAGCAAGTGCTTAGGGCCAACCAGTACAAAGAGAACCACCACCGAACCCAGCAGCAGGTAGAGATGGAG GTCACaaacataaagaaaacattaaaagctACAGCCTCGTCGTCGGCACAGGAGATGGAACAGCAGCTGGTAGAGCGAGAGTGCCCTCCACACACAGAACAAAGGCAGCCCACAAAGAAGATGTCCAAAGTCAAAGGGCTGGTCTCCAGCCGTCACTAG
- the NPPC gene encoding C-type natriuretic peptide, protein MQISPLLAGGLLLALLSVRLEAKPASQLPQKASRGSAAAAAAAAGPPEAAERDKEREKERSGGAGGSGPREAREARAEARPRTGWARLLQDPPGRRHKGLHKKGLGKGCFGLKLDRIGAMSGLGC, encoded by the exons ATGCAGATCTCACCCTTGCTGGCTGGTGGACTTTTACTCGCGCTGCTCTCCGTCAGGCTGGAGGCGAAGCCGGCGTCTCAGCTCCCACAGAAG gCCTCCCGCGGGtcggcagcggcggcggcagcggcagcgggtCCGCCCGAGGCGGCGGAGCGGGACAAGGAGCGGGAGAAGGAGCGgagcggcggcgccggcggcTCGGGCCCGCGGGAGGCGCGGGAGGCGCGGGCCGAGGCGCGGCCGCGGACGGGCTGGGCGCGGCTGCTGCAGGACCCGCCGGGCCGCCGCCACAAGGGCCTGCACAAGAAGGGCCTGGGCAAGGGCTGCTTCGGGCTCAAGCTGGATCGCATCGGCGCCATGAGCGGCCTCGGATGCTGA